The Saccharothrix violaceirubra genome segment GCCGTGCGCACGGCGGCGCATGAGGTCCAGCGTCCACCCGACCACCCGACCGTCCGCGTACACCGGCAGCCAGCTCGTGATGCCGTGCACCGTGCGATCGCCGTCCACCGCGAGCAGGCAGCGCACGCCGTCGCCCGCCAGTTCCGCCAGGCCGCCCAGCGTGAAGCCCATCTCGGGCAGGCCCTTGTCCGCCACCCACTGCGCCGAGATCGACCGGACCTGGTCGGTGATCGCGAACGGGGCGTCGGCGTACGTGCACCACTCGGCCGTGATGCCGGCCTTGGCCGCCCGGTTCGACGCCGTGCGCACGTCCTGCCACTTCTTGCCGGTAAAGCTCAGACCGGGCAGGTCGATCACGGTGTCCTCGGCGACCTGCACCGCCGACCACCCCAGGCGCTCGACCGCCTCCCGCGTCTCAGCGCCCACGCTGTACAGGCAGGGCGTCCACCCGTTGTGCGCGCAGAACTCCGTGAACCCGCGGACGGCCTCGACGCGCGCCGGTCCGACCGGGTCCCCGATCGTCAGCGCGATCGTCGCCACGACCCGGTACGCGATCGCCGTCCCGCCGTCGGGCGTGAACCAGTACTGGTTGCCGCGCCACGTGGTCATGTACGACAACGACGAACCGCCGTGGCGCCGCACCAGTTCACGAGCGCGTTCCGCCGCTTCCGCGCCCGAGCACGGCCACGCGCGCCACGACGCCATCAGCAGACCGGTCATCACGATCAGCCAGAACACCACGCCCGTGTACTCGAACAGCAGCGCGCCCACGAATCCCTCCGCGGCGAACTGCAAGGGCACCAGGTCGAGGTACCCCGGCGGGAGGAACCGCGTCGGCAGGTCCGCGAGCAGCCGCAGGAACCCCGGCTCGGGCGTGAACTGGTCGCGCACCAGGTACCCGCCGAAGACGTAGAGCGCCGACAACAGGGCCACGCTGCCGAACGTGAACCGCCGGAACCGGCGCGCGGCGTGTCGGGGCAGGCGCACGGTGAAGTGCCCGCGCGTCACCACCAGCACCACCACCATCGCGAGCGGTGCCAGCATCGGGACGGCGAGGGAGAACGCGGCCTCCCCCACCCCCGCGTCCGGGAACCGCGCGACCGCCATGAGGTACCACCCGATGAACCCGGCGTACGCCGCGTTGGACACCAGCGCCGACCACCACGCGAACACCCGACCGCGGCGCAGCCCTTCCGCCAGCACGAGCAGGAGCAACGCGGGCAGCAGCGACATCACGAGCGCGGGGAAGCGGTCGTACGTCAGTTGGATCGTCATCGTCCGGCACGCGTCGACCATGTCCGCGCCGCACACCTCGTCGACGAACTCCGGCGACGGTTGGGTGACGACCACGACGTCCGCGAACCACGACAGCGGGCCGTTCGGGTAAGGCGACATCATCGCCACGACCGGGCCGAGGGCCGAGGCCGCGAGCAGCAACGCGACCAGCACGCGCGTCTCCTGCACCGAACGCGTCCTCGGCACGGGCCCGCGTCTCAGGAACACCACCCCGATCAGCGCCCCCGCCATGCCGCCGGACAACCGGAGCACGTCCAGGAGCCACCCCGAGTACAGCGCGAGCACCAGCGACGACAGGATCGTCAACAGCCGGACGCGCCGCCGCCACGGCGGCGGGATCCGGAACGACAGCGCCAGCGCCAGCCCCACCCCGCCGATGGACGGCCCCACCGCGACCTCGCCGTCCAGCGATTCCAACCACGACCAGTGCAGCTCCCGCCCGGACAGCACCAGACCGAGGCCGAGTGCCACGCCCGTCACGTGCGCCGCGAGGAAGATCGCCGCGGTCCGCGCCGCGCCGAACACGCGTTCCGCCCGGGGACCGAACCCGAGCAGCAGCACGGTGGTCGCCAGGTAGCCGAGCGGGTCCGTCGACCACAGCGCCGAGCCGAGCATCGTCCATAGTGGACTGCCGAGGCCGACGCCCACCCGGTCGAGCAGGTCGTCGTCGCGGCCCTGGACGACACCGGTCAGCGTGCCGACCGTCCAGTAGCAGATCAGGAACGCGCACGTCAGCGGTGCGCGGCGGAGGAACCGGACGATCATCCGACCAACCCGGTCCGCGCCGCGAGCCACGGCAGGGACCCGAAGAGCCCCTGCCGCGCCAGGTTCCAGTCGTGACCGTTCGGCAGTTCGTTCCACAACACGTCCATTCCGGCTTTGCGACAGGCTTCGAACACGGCGGCGTCGGCCTGCCGGTACGTGCCGTCGTCACGACCCGCGACGATCACACCCGCCGTGCCCGGGAACCGCCCGCCCGCGAGGATGTCCAGGGGGTTGACCCGCGTGAAGGCGGCCTCGTCGCCGCCGAACGCCGCCTTGACGGTCTCCTGGCGGGTGCCCAGCGTGGGTTCGCCCTGAGGCGCCAGCGCGATGAAGTTGCCGTACACGTCCGACGCGCGCACAGCCAGCTGCACCGAGCACGTGGCACCGTGCGAGAAGCCCGCGACCGTCCACGCTTCACGGCGTTCGTCGACGGTCAGCCGCCGTTCGATCCACGCGGGCACGTCGCGGGCCAGGTACGTCTCGGCCCGGCCGAGGGCGGAGTCGAGGCACAACGGGTTCGCCGTCGCCTTGCCCAACTGGTCGGCCACGACGACGACCGGCGCGAGCCCGTCGTGCCCGCGCGCGTACGCGTCCAGGTTGTCCGCGAGCCGACCGCCGTCGAACCAGTCGCGCGGACTCCCCGGCTGTCCCGCCATCAGCACGACGACCGGCAGCCGAGGGCGCGGCGTCGCGTGGTAGGCGGGCGGCAGGTACACCCACGCCGGCCGGGCCTGGAGCGCGCCCGGGATAGTCACCTCGGACACCGTGCCGCGGTCGGGCAGCCCCGCGGGCCGCCGCCAGACGTCCGCGAGCCGCTTGCCCGCCGGCACCTCGACCACGTCGGTCGGCGGCGGTGCGGCGGCGTCGAGGTCGACCCGGTCGTTCCGGAAGACGTCCAGCACCGCGCGCGTGTTCGGGTACTGGCCGAAGTACGCGTTGGCGGCGACCAGGCCGCCCGCCGCCACGGCCGCGGCCAGCACCACCCCGAGGACCCGCCCGTACCAGCGTCCGGACCGCAGCCGCAGGACCGCCAGCGCCGACGCGACCAGCACCGCACCCGACCACACGGCCAGGACCGGCGGCAACGGCTCGGGCCACGGCTTCCACACGTGGTCCACGACCAGCGTCGCCCCGGTCACGACGAGCGCGCACACCGACACGACGACCGGCAGCACCCGGGTCCACCAGGTCCGGTTCCTCCGGATCGCGAGGTATGCCAGGGCGAGCGCGGCCACGACGGTCGCGGTGACGGGAATGGGTCCCTCGATCAGGGACAGGTCCAACGGGCCGGCCATGCGCCCGATCCTTCAGGAGATCTTCAGCTCGCACATCCGTGGTTCGCCTGAGTTCTCAGCCGCGACCATCAGCCTTGAGGATGACAACCCCGGAGCCGGATGGCGCTCGCGTCGCGCGTCGGACGCCCTTCGCGAACCGCGACGCGGCCTCGACCAGGTCCCCCTCGGCCAGGTGGCAGAGGGACAGGCGCACCGTCGTGGCGGTGGTCGGACCGCCGTCCACGAGCAGCCCGGCGGGCCGCCGGTAGCGGACGCCGGCCCGGACGCACCGGGCGGACAACTCCTCCTCGTCGACCTCGGGGCGCAGGCCACCCACAGGTGGTGCCCGCCCTGCGGGACCGCGTACCGGCACGCTCCGGGCAGGTACCGGTCCAGCGCGGCGGACGTGGTCGGGTCCATCGTCGCTGCCGGCGGCGACGCACTCGCCGTACAAGCGGACGTGACGCGGCAGGAGGACGTCGGGCGCCTGTTCGAGCACGCCGTGGACCTCGTGGTCGACAACGCCGGAATCGCCGTGCACGGGCCCGATCGCGGACTTCGCCGCCGACGACTTCGACCGCTTGGTGGACCTCAACCTCAAGGCCGTCCTCCTGGTCCTGCGCCAAGCCGCGGCCCGTCTGCCCGAGCGGGGCCGGATCGTGAACAGCTCCACCCGGCTCACCAGGTCGCCCGCGCCGGGCATGGGCGTGTACACCGCGACGAAGGCCGCCGTGGAGGCGCTGTCGACGACCCCGGCCAAGGAACTCGGTCCACGCGGGATCACCGCGAACAGCGTGCTGCCCGGCGTGACCGACACCGAAGGGCTCGTCACGGCGACCCGGGCGAACCTCGCCGGGATCGCCGCCGCGACACCCCTCGGCCGGCACACCGAGCCGTCCGACGTCGCGTCGGTGGTCGCCGGCCCGGCCCGACGCGGCGTGGGTCACCGGCCAGTCGATCGCCGCGGCGGGCGGGCTCGGCCGACCGTCACGCCGGGTGCACGAGCCGGCTCTCGTAGGCGAAGACCACCGCCTGGATCCGGTCGCGGAGTCCGAGTTTGTGCAGGATCCGCCCCAGGTGGGACTTCACCGTGGCCTCCGCGAGGTGCAGGGTGGCCGCGATCTCGGCGTTCGACAGCCCGGAGCCGACCTGGACGAGCACTTCCCGCTCACGGGCGCTGAGGCGACCCAGCCGCTCGTCGCGGTCGGCGCTTCGGCCGTCGGGGAGGTGCGGGCGGAACCTGTCGAGCAGGCGGCGGGTGATCCGCGGCGAGACCACGGCGTCGCCCGCGGCCACGTCGCGGATCGCGGTGAGCAGTTCCTCGGGCCTGGTGTTCTTCAACAGGAACCCCGACGCGCCGGCCTTGAGTCCGGCGAAGGCGTACTCGTCCAGGTCGAAGGTGGTGAGGATCAGCACCCTCGTCTCCGGGCAGAGCCGGACGACCTGCCGGGTCGCCTCGATCCCGTCGGTGCCCGGCATCCGGACGTCCATGAGGACGACGTCGGGCCGCAGCTCCTGGGCGAGGCGCACGGCATGGTCGCCGTCCCACGCCTCGCCGACCGGCACCATGTCGGGCTGGGCTTCCAGGACCGTGCCGAAGGCCATGCGCAGCAACGCCTCGTCGTCGGCGATCAGGATGCGGATGGTCATGCGCCCACCGTCCCGCCGCTGCCCAGGAACAGCCGGGTGTGGACGCCCCAGCCGCCCGCCGGGAGCGGGCCGGCGCGCAACGTGCCCCCGTAGGCCGCCGCGCGCTCGCGCATGCCGGTGATGCCGTGGCCGGGCGTGTCCGAAAGCGGGCCGCGGCCGTCGTCGACGACGGCCAGCGCGACGCTCTCGGTCGAGCACCGGATCCGGACCTCCGCACGGGTACCGGCGGGCGCGTGCTTCAGGGTGTTGGTCAACGCTTCCTGCACCACGCGGTAGACGGTCAGCTGGGCGGTGGCGGGCACGTGGGCGTGGTCGCCGTCGACGTCGAGCCGGGTCGGCAACCCGGCGGCGCCCAGCTGGTCGGCGAGCGCGCCGAGCTGCGCGATGCCGGGCAACGGGTGGCGTTCCGCGTCCGGTTCGTCGACGCGCAGGATGCCCAGGGTCCGGCGCATGTCGGTCAACGCCTGCCGACCGGTCTCGGAGATCTGGAGCATGGCGGTGGTGGCTTTCTCGGGCGACCGGTGCTGCGCGTAGACGGCGGCGTCGGTGAGCGCGACCATCACGGACAGGTTGTGGGTGACGATGTCGTGCATCTCCCGGGTGATCCGGGTCCGCTCCTCGGCGACCGCGACCCGCGCCTGCCGCTCCCGCTCCCGCTCCCGCCGGGCCGCCCGGTCCCGCACGGCTTCGAGGTAGGCCTTCGTGGTCCGCACGTTCACCCCGAGGACGGCGGCGGCGACGATCATCGCGGTGACCGCGACGAACGGCGTCAGGAAGGCGCCCTCGGCCGTCCAGCGCAGGCAGGCCAGCACGGCACCGACCTCCACGACGGCACCCGCGACGAGCGTGACGCGCGGGCCCGAGTTCGCGGCGACCGTGTAGAGCGCCACGAGCAGGGCGAAGGCGGACGGCAACTGGACGTCCACCACCCACTGCGCGAACCCCGCGGTCGCCACGAGCGCGAACACCACGAGCGGCGCGCGCCGCCGCCACACCAGGGGCGACGCGGCGGCGACCGTGAGCGTCACGGCCACCGGCCACTCGCCGGGCGGGTGCGTGGTCAGCACGTTGAGCAGGAAGAGCACCACCGGCAACGAGTCCCACAGCGCGGCCGGCACCCGGTGGTCGCCGGCCGCCTCGCCCCCGATCGGAGTCACCGCACCACGGTAGGCGGCGAACCCGTCGAGCACATGAGACCACCGGCTGACGGCACTGCGACCCCGGTAGGAATCCCGGCACCTCCCGCGGTAGCACTCCGACCGCCGATCCGGCCTGTCCGACTGCCACCCGGATCGCACCGGGCCCGGCCGCGCGTTCCGCCGCCGGTGGCAGTCCGAAGAGGACCCGGGAGCGATGTGGTCACGCCTGCCCGGAGCCGACGATTACCCCGTGACCGAGCTGATCACGGGACTGCACATGTCCCCGCTGGAACTCCTTGTCCTCCTCAGCGCCGCGGTGCTGGTGGCCGCGCGCTGGCTCCCGTTGCCCGCCCGACCCCGCGTCACGGTCGTGACGGCCGCGGTGTTCCTGCTGTCCGCGATCACGCTCGTGGTGGCGGGACCGCGCTGGCAGCTGGTGCCGGCCCTGGCGGGCGCCGCCCTCGCGCTGCCGTTCGCCCTCTCCCCCGTCCTGCGCCGCGGCCCCGCGCGCCGGGCCCGCTGGTGGCTCGCGCTGCCGGGCACGCTGGCGTGCGCCGGCCTGGTCGTCACGGCCCCGGTGGCCGCCTGGGCGTTCCCCGTGCCCGAGTTCCCCGTGCCGTCGGGCGACCACGCGGTCGGCACCCGCGTTCTGGAGTGGACCGACCCGGACCGCCCGGAGACCTTCACCGAGGACCCCGGGGACCACCGCACGATCGTGGCCCAGCTCTGGTACCCCGCCGAGGACGTCGCCGCGGACGCCCCGCGCGCCCAGTACCTCGGCCGCACGGAGGCCGAGGCGCACACCGTCGCCGAGGCCATCGCGGGCGGGGTCGGCCTGCCGGGTTTCCTGGTCGACGGAGTCCCCCGCGCCCGCACCCACGCCGTCCCGGACGCCCGGGTCGCCGACGGCCGCTTCCCGGTCGTGCTGTTCTCCCCCGGCGCCGGCGGTGTGCGCACCCAGAACACCGCCTGGGCGGAAGAGCTGGCGAGCCGCGGTTACGTGGTCGCCGCCCTGGACCACCTGTACGACTCGGCCGCCGTGGTCCTGGCGGACGGCCGCATGATCACCACGAAGACCATCTCGTCGGGCGACCGCGACCAGGACGAGAAGCTCGCCGCCGACTGGACCGCGATCCGCGCCGCGGACCTGGTCTCCACCCTGACCCACCTGGCCGGCCCCACCCCGCTGAGCGACCACCTGGACCTCACCCGCACCGCCGTGACCGGGCACTCGATGGGCGGCGCCGCGGCACTCCAGGCAGCCAGGCAGGACCGGCGGTTCGCCGCCGTGATCGACCTGGACGGCTACCCCCACGGCCCGACCACGCCCGACCTGACCCAGCCGGCGCTCGCCCTCACCCAGACCGTCACCCCGGACACGGACCCGCGCTACCTGTCCCGCCTGACTGAGGCGCTGACGCACAGCACCGGGAAGAGCTACCGGCTGACCATCCCCGACACCGCGCACCTCACGTTCATGGACGGCCCGCTGTACCTGCCGCCCGTGCCGTCGATCGTCGGCTCGCTGGGCCGCACGGAAAGCCCACGTGTCGTCGCGGCGACCACCCTCGCCTTCCTGGACGCGGTCCTGCGGGACAAGTCCACCGACCTGAACGCCACCCTGTCGACCTACGGCGACCTCACCGTCCACGAACCGCCGGCCGAGTAGGCGAGTCCGGCCGCGGTGGTCGTGACCGGGACTACCTGCGATCGACGACGACGTGACCGTCCGCGCGAGAGCGCAGTTCCACGAGCGCGGCGCTGACCCTGGCCAGCCACAGGGCGTCCGAGTCGAGGTCGGCGGCGTACGTCATCGGCGGAACCGCCCGTCGCCCGGTGAGGGCCGTGCCGCATTCGCGGACGGCCGCGTCGACGCACGCCGCTTCCGCCCGTACGGCAGCCTCCTCCGCGTCGTGCCCCGCCTCGAGAGCCGCCGCGTGCGCACGCCGGTACACCACGTCGTCGAGGTACGAGCGCAACGGCCCGACAAGCGCGTCCCGGATGACGATCACCTGGCTGTGCGGGGTGTCCCGGGAACGCGACGCGGTGCCCGACATGACCGCACGGGCCACGTCCGCGAGTGGTGCGAGGCTCGCGATCAGGCGACGGCGTTGCCTGCGGCGGGCGATCCGGGACGACTGCGCGGTGATGAGCATGCCCGCGGCGATGCAGGTGAACGACGGTGCCAGCAGGAAGATCTGGAGGCCGTCGGGCCCGCTTTCGTCCCACGGCACGGTGATGTGGAGGAGGCCGAGAGCCAGGTACAAGACCTTGTGCGCGGTGTGGGCCATGCCCAGCAGGCATCCGATGCCCACCAGTCGCAGGCCCAGCCGCATCGGCGCGGGTCGGATCATGCGGTTGCGCCAGGCAAGCATCAGCACGTCGCCCACGGCCCACGTGCAGCACGCCAACCACGTCATGACGTAGCCGATCACCAGCGGGTCGTCCGAGCCCTGCCAGCCCTGGCTCAGCTCGCCTCGGCGCAACGGTCCGAGGAGGTACAGCCCGACCAGCGACACCAGCGCGCCCGGCAGGACCCACCGGTGCCACCGCGGACGTGGGGTGCCCGGCTCCACGGACTCTCGGGCGAAGGTCGTCGCGTAGTGGCAGGCGCCGATCAACGCGGCGTGCTGGAGGAGCTGCGGCAACGCGGGCACCTCGCCCAACACCCGGAACACCCCGCGGTAGATCGGGGGGAGGCCGAGCGCGAACGCCACCTCCAACAGGAGAAGTCCCAGGAAGACCGCCCGCTTGGCGGGGTCGCCGGAGTCCCGGCGGATGGCCTGCCATCGGGTCACCACCGCGACGCCGACGAGCAGCATCACGATCAGGTGGACGACGTTCGCCGCGCGCACTCAGCCCTCCAAGGCACGCATCAACGGGGTGGTGTCGTTCGGGTCGCGCCTCAGGGCCAGCGTCGCGTAGGCGAAATCCTCGGCCTCGCGTTCCTCGTTCTCGCCGAACGTGTGGTGCCGGCGGGCGAGCATCACGCGCAACACGCCGGGATCCAGCGCGGTGAACATCGGGGCCAGGGCGTCGGCCACCTCGGTGGCCTGCGCGTGCCCGTACAGGATGTGCCCGAGTTCGTGGAGGATGATGTGGTCCTGGTGCGGACGCGAGGTGCCGGACTCGTAGCAGACGATGTCGACGTCGGCCGCGGCCAACCACAGGCCGGACATCCCGAGCGGGCTCAGCGGCATGGCGACGAGTTCGATCACGCGGCCTCGTCGCGCGCCGAGCGATTCGCACAGCTCGCGCACGTCGTCATAGGGCCCGATCGTCGGCAGGACCTTCGACCGGCGCCGGAACAGCCGCTTCACCGCGCGCCGGCCTCGGGATCGTTGAGCCCTTCGAGGCGGCGCAGCTGTTCGGTCAACGCGGCGACGGCGTCGAGGCTGCCTTCGGACAGGCCGACCAGGCGGGTGGCCGCGTGGGCGATGCCGACGTCACGCATGGCGGCGGCGAGGCCGAGCTGCGCGGCGACCTGCTCCGTGGTCTGGTCGTCGAAGAAGTAGGCGACCGGCACGCCGAAGAACCGCGCCAGCCGCTCCACCGTCTCCTTGGTGGGGTTGACGTTCTTGCCCGACCGGAGTGCGGACAGCAAACCCGTCGACAGTTGGGTCGCGGCGGCGATCTCGGGGTGCGTGAACGGCTTGCGGTCCCGGGGGTGCACCGTGCGGATGAGGTAGTCGACTTTCTCGGCGAGCGTGCGCGGTACGTCCATCGCCCGCCTCCGATCACATCGACGACCCGTTTCCGGCGGTCAGCCTACCGTCGAACCGTGATCACACGGCGCCAAGGCCGTCGCGATCACCGATGACTCCGATGAGCGAACGCGGACAGCGGACCTCGACGGCAGGTCACCGGCCGGTAGCCCTTCCACCGAGCGATGGAACATGATCGACGACACCAGGCCGGAACCGGTGTTCGAGTTCGACCGCGGCACCGGAGACGTGGTCTCGCCGCACTGTGGCGCGACCAGGTCACGGTCACGGGCATCACCGAGGTCCGCTCGGTCTCCGCGCCGCGGTGGATCGGCGAGGCCCTGACCGCCCGACTCGTCGGCGACGACGGTGACACGTACCGACCGCTCCCCCGCCGTCCGATGGGGCGAGTCGACCGCCACGAAATCCCCTCCTCAGGCGTACGCCGTGCCCCGGTCACGCACGCTCTGTTCGTACTCCGCCTCGGCACGCCGCCGCTCGTTCTCCAACTCGGCGCGCAGTCGCCGTTCCGCCCACTGCCGCCGCTCGTTGGCCTGCCGCCGGTGGCGGTCCCAGGTGTCGCGCTGTTCGGCCAGCAGGGTGTTCCACACCTGGTTCGGGTCGAAGGCGCGGGGATCGCGGGCCAGTGCGCGCCGGATCTCCGCGTACCGGTGCCAGCGTTCCGATTCCTGGTGGCGTTGCAGGCCGGTCATGTACTCCTGCCGCTGCCGGTCGAACTCGCGGATGCCCTGTTCGAGCCGCGCCCGCAACCGCGCGCGGACCGCTTCGCGCGCGATCGCGCGGTCCGCTTCCGGGTCCGGCTCCGGCCGTGGCGGGGTGAAGGTTTCCAGGGCGTGCAGGCGGTTCTCGACGAGCACGAGGTTGCGCGGCTTGAGCGACGCGTCCGGGGCGTCGATCCCGGCGGTCATGGGGCCGTTGTCGTTCCGCACGCGGCCCTTGCCGTCCTGGTGCTGGAAGATCGGCTTCACGGCGTCGGTCTCGTAGTACTCGTCGTGCAGGCCCAGGAAGTGACCGACCTCGTGGGCGAGCCGGCGCGGGTCGGTGTCCACCGGCCAGTTGAGCTGGTCGGCGCGGCCGTCGGGTCCGCCGATCAGGATCGTGCCGTGCGCGTCGGCGGCGGTGTCGGTGAACTCGACGGTGACGTTGAACTGCTCGCCGCCGGGGAGTTTGTTGCCCTGGTTGAAGAACTCCGCCACACCCTGCCGCGCCCGGTCCTCGATCCCGGCGAGCTGGGCGGGGTCGGCGTTGCCGTTCGGGTCGAGGTGCAGCTTGACGGTGAAGTCCTTGACCTTCGTGCCGTCGACGTCCAGGTTCCGGACGTCGTAGGCGATCGGGCTGCGCCACCCGTGGATGTCCACCCCGGTCGGGCCGATCGTGGAACTCGACAGCACCCCGCTGTCCTCGCCGCGGACCCACGAGGTCGGCGGGGTGTTCTCGCGGGCCTGGGCCACTCCTTCCGGGGACGCCGGGGTGTCGGGGTAGAACCAGCCCGATCCGGGGTCCGGTGCGGTGGCGGTGGACGGCAGGGACCGGGTGCCCGGGGCGGACGGGGACGGCTGCTGCTTGGACGAGCCGATCTGCGGGTCGTGCTTCGGCTGCGGGGTCGTCGGCTTCGGCTTGGGCGGGTCCTGGTCGGACTGGGTCGGCTTCGACTTGGACGGGTCCTGCTCGGGCGGCGGGTTGCCGTCCTCCGGGTTCGTCGTGGTGGCGACCTCGGTGGGCGGCGGACCGGGCAGGGTGTTGTTGAAGCCCGCGATCTCCTGGTCGATCGTCAGCTTCGCGTCCCACCACGCCTGCTGCCGCACGTCCGCCGCGTCGCGCAACCCGGCCACCGCGCCCTTGGCCGCCTCCACCTGCTGATCAAGGTATCGCTTCGCGTCGTTGGCGTTGCCCAGCCCCTGTTCGGCGCCGTCGAACACGCCCTGCGCGTCGTCGACCGCCTGCTGCGCGCCGTCCAACGCCTTCCCCGCGGCGTCGAGGTCGGTGCGCGCGCTGTCGAACGCGGCCTTGGCCTTGTCGGACAGGGCCTGCGCGTCGCCCACCGCGATGTCCGCCGCCTTGACGTCCTGCTCGGCGTCGGTCTGCTTCCCCTGGGCGGTCTTGAGGTCCTTCTGCGCCTCCGGCAGCTTCTTCGCGAGGTCCACGAGCGCGGTGTTCTTCCCCGCCAACGCCTGTTCCGCGCCGACGACGTCAGCCGAGAGCGCCTGCTCGGTCGCATCGGGACCCGGGTCCTGGCCCTCGGGCGGTGCGGGCCGGTCGGCGAGGTGGTCGGCCAGCGCCTTCTTCGCGTCCGCAACGGCCTGCTCCGCGGCTTCGACGTCCTTCACGCCCGCCTCGACGGCCTTGTTCGCGCCGTCCAACGCCTGCTCGGCCTTGCCGACGTCCGCCTGGGCCGCCGCGAGGTCCTGCTCGGCGCCGGTCTTGCGGTCGAGGGCGTCGGCCAGGTCCTTGTTCCGCGCGTCGAGCGCGGCACCCGCGTCGCCGAAGTTCTTCTGCGCGTCC includes the following:
- a CDS encoding phosphatidylglycerol lysyltransferase domain-containing protein → MIVRFLRRAPLTCAFLICYWTVGTLTGVVQGRDDDLLDRVGVGLGSPLWTMLGSALWSTDPLGYLATTVLLLGFGPRAERVFGAARTAAIFLAAHVTGVALGLGLVLSGRELHWSWLESLDGEVAVGPSIGGVGLALALSFRIPPPWRRRVRLLTILSSLVLALYSGWLLDVLRLSGGMAGALIGVVFLRRGPVPRTRSVQETRVLVALLLAASALGPVVAMMSPYPNGPLSWFADVVVVTQPSPEFVDEVCGADMVDACRTMTIQLTYDRFPALVMSLLPALLLLVLAEGLRRGRVFAWWSALVSNAAYAGFIGWYLMAVARFPDAGVGEAAFSLAVPMLAPLAMVVVLVVTRGHFTVRLPRHAARRFRRFTFGSVALLSALYVFGGYLVRDQFTPEPGFLRLLADLPTRFLPPGYLDLVPLQFAAEGFVGALLFEYTGVVFWLIVMTGLLMASWRAWPCSGAEAAERARELVRRHGGSSLSYMTTWRGNQYWFTPDGGTAIAYRVVATIALTIGDPVGPARVEAVRGFTEFCAHNGWTPCLYSVGAETREAVERLGWSAVQVAEDTVIDLPGLSFTGKKWQDVRTASNRAAKAGITAEWCTYADAPFAITDQVRSISAQWVADKGLPEMGFTLGGLAELAGDGVRCLLAVDGDRTVHGITSWLPVYADGRVVGWTLDLMRRRAHGFAGSMEFLIASAAQRFRAEGAEFLSLSGAPLARLDRGERPRALQRVLDFTGQVLEPVYGFRSLFAFKAKFQPTYRPMFMAYPDSAALPRIANAVGRAYLPHLNARQGFRLATRMFLRTRRRTTAGDRAGRVASG
- a CDS encoding alpha/beta hydrolase; protein product: MAGPLDLSLIEGPIPVTATVVAALALAYLAIRRNRTWWTRVLPVVVSVCALVVTGATLVVDHVWKPWPEPLPPVLAVWSGAVLVASALAVLRLRSGRWYGRVLGVVLAAAVAAGGLVAANAYFGQYPNTRAVLDVFRNDRVDLDAAAPPPTDVVEVPAGKRLADVWRRPAGLPDRGTVSEVTIPGALQARPAWVYLPPAYHATPRPRLPVVVLMAGQPGSPRDWFDGGRLADNLDAYARGHDGLAPVVVVADQLGKATANPLCLDSALGRAETYLARDVPAWIERRLTVDERREAWTVAGFSHGATCSVQLAVRASDVYGNFIALAPQGEPTLGTRQETVKAAFGGDEAAFTRVNPLDILAGGRFPGTAGVIVAGRDDGTYRQADAAVFEACRKAGMDVLWNELPNGHDWNLARQGLFGSLPWLAARTGLVG
- a CDS encoding response regulator; translated protein: MTIRILIADDEALLRMAFGTVLEAQPDMVPVGEAWDGDHAVRLAQELRPDVVLMDVRMPGTDGIEATRQVVRLCPETRVLILTTFDLDEYAFAGLKAGASGFLLKNTRPEELLTAIRDVAAGDAVVSPRITRRLLDRFRPHLPDGRSADRDERLGRLSAREREVLVQVGSGLSNAEIAATLHLAEATVKSHLGRILHKLGLRDRIQAVVFAYESRLVHPA
- a CDS encoding sensor histidine kinase — its product is MTPIGGEAAGDHRVPAALWDSLPVVLFLLNVLTTHPPGEWPVAVTLTVAAASPLVWRRRAPLVVFALVATAGFAQWVVDVQLPSAFALLVALYTVAANSGPRVTLVAGAVVEVGAVLACLRWTAEGAFLTPFVAVTAMIVAAAVLGVNVRTTKAYLEAVRDRAARRERERERQARVAVAEERTRITREMHDIVTHNLSVMVALTDAAVYAQHRSPEKATTAMLQISETGRQALTDMRRTLGILRVDEPDAERHPLPGIAQLGALADQLGAAGLPTRLDVDGDHAHVPATAQLTVYRVVQEALTNTLKHAPAGTRAEVRIRCSTESVALAVVDDGRGPLSDTPGHGITGMRERAAAYGGTLRAGPLPAGGWGVHTRLFLGSGGTVGA
- a CDS encoding alpha/beta hydrolase family protein; the protein is MTELITGLHMSPLELLVLLSAAVLVAARWLPLPARPRVTVVTAAVFLLSAITLVVAGPRWQLVPALAGAALALPFALSPVLRRGPARRARWWLALPGTLACAGLVVTAPVAAWAFPVPEFPVPSGDHAVGTRVLEWTDPDRPETFTEDPGDHRTIVAQLWYPAEDVAADAPRAQYLGRTEAEAHTVAEAIAGGVGLPGFLVDGVPRARTHAVPDARVADGRFPVVLFSPGAGGVRTQNTAWAEELASRGYVVAALDHLYDSAAVVLADGRMITTKTISSGDRDQDEKLAADWTAIRAADLVSTLTHLAGPTPLSDHLDLTRTAVTGHSMGGAAALQAARQDRRFAAVIDLDGYPHGPTTPDLTQPALALTQTVTPDTDPRYLSRLTEALTHSTGKSYRLTIPDTAHLTFMDGPLYLPPVPSIVGSLGRTESPRVVAATTLAFLDAVLRDKSTDLNATLSTYGDLTVHEPPAE
- a CDS encoding MAB_1171c family putative transporter is translated as MRAANVVHLIVMLLVGVAVVTRWQAIRRDSGDPAKRAVFLGLLLLEVAFALGLPPIYRGVFRVLGEVPALPQLLQHAALIGACHYATTFARESVEPGTPRPRWHRWVLPGALVSLVGLYLLGPLRRGELSQGWQGSDDPLVIGYVMTWLACCTWAVGDVLMLAWRNRMIRPAPMRLGLRLVGIGCLLGMAHTAHKVLYLALGLLHITVPWDESGPDGLQIFLLAPSFTCIAAGMLITAQSSRIARRRQRRRLIASLAPLADVARAVMSGTASRSRDTPHSQVIVIRDALVGPLRSYLDDVVYRRAHAAALEAGHDAEEAAVRAEAACVDAAVRECGTALTGRRAVPPMTYAADLDSDALWLARVSAALVELRSRADGHVVVDRR
- a CDS encoding helix-turn-helix domain-containing protein, whose amino-acid sequence is MDVPRTLAEKVDYLIRTVHPRDRKPFTHPEIAAATQLSTGLLSALRSGKNVNPTKETVERLARFFGVPVAYFFDDQTTEQVAAQLGLAAAMRDVGIAHAATRLVGLSEGSLDAVAALTEQLRRLEGLNDPEAGAR